One segment of Falco biarmicus isolate bFalBia1 chromosome 12, bFalBia1.pri, whole genome shotgun sequence DNA contains the following:
- the LOC130157665 gene encoding ribosome-binding protein 1-like, with amino-acid sequence MDVYDPQMLDVVVFGGLMVVLAIGIFLLFSFMKKVLLPSEEALAKQGKYNKTTQQQKKEAKKKKKAVGKKGMGKKTEEKPNGKIPEQHQSAPTLSSVTIKKPNVLPTHEEQKPNGPVMKAAASNKSEPAPADSDGPLYLPYKTLVSTVSSTAFSEGEAQRLIEILREKAGIVQDTWHTAMQKGGPVAVLERQLEEKEKQLATEQEAAAAARNKRRELSKELVAEWAKVTALEGKLKVQLLACEQELELTQARMQASHQQHVKKTQQLQDKIRTLQEQLENGPNTQLARLQQENSMLRDALYQTSSWLESK; translated from the exons ATGGATGTCTATGACCCTCAGATGCTGGATGTTGTAGTCTTTGGAGGTCTGATGGTGGTATTGGCCATTGGGATCTTCCTGCTGTTCTCCTTCATGAAGAAGGTCCTCCTTCCTTCTGAGGAAGCCTTGGCCAAGCAAGGCAAATACAATAAGAccacccagcagcagaaaaaagaggcaaagaagaaaaagaaagctgttgGGAAAAAAGGAATGGGAAAGAAAACGGAAGAGAAACCAAATGGAAAGatcccagagcagcaccaaAGTGCTCCAACTCTCAGCTCCGTCACTATCAAGAAACCAAATGTTCTTCCAACCCACGAGGAGCAGAAGCCTAATGGACCTGTCATGAAGGCAGCTGCATCCAACAAGAGCGAGCCAG cacctgcgGACTCGGATGGGCCCCTCTACCTGCCCTACAAGACGCTTGTGTCCACGGTCAGCAGCACGGCGTTCAGCGAGGGGGAGGCCCAGCGGCTCATCGAGATCCTGAGGGAGAAAGCGGGCATCGTCCAGGACACCTGGCACACG GCCATGCAGAAGGGTGGCCCGGTCGCTGTCCTGGAACgccagctggaggagaaggagaagcagctcgccactgagcaggaggctgcagccgcTGCCAGAAACAAGAGGCGGGAGCTGAGCAAG GAGCTGGTGGCCGAGTGGGCTAAGGTGACGGCTCTGGAGGGCAAGCTGAAGGTGCAGCTGCTGGCCTGCGAACAGGAGTTGGAGCTGACGCAGGCACGCATGCAggccagccaccagcagcatgtCAAGAAAAcgcagcagctccaggacaaG ATCCGgaccctgcaggagcagctggagaacGGCCCCAACACGCAGCTGGCTcg